CATAGCAAAACACAGAATTTAAATTTTCTCAAAATTGTGTGGAATCTATGTAAAAACAATGAAGTAGATATCTGACTATCTACTGCAATATGAGCTTCTAAGAAGATGATGCATAGAATGGTCTCTATTGAGAAACAGATAAGACTTTCTAATATTCTCTTCCAACTACCAGTACTATCCCTAGCTCCTCAGCTCTTCTCCTAAGGTATGCAACAATTTCTTCTGGTGCATTTTCAACTGCTAGAACTTTCATGAATATCTTTCTCTTATAGAATTTCTCTGCTGCTTCTGTAGCTTCGAGTAGCTTTGCTATCTTTTTCTCAGCATCATCGATACTCTTTATAGATACTGTTGCTTCTCCAACTACGAGGGGATCTCTACAGAGAACATCTATCTCTTTCTCACCATCTATAGGGAGAGTTACATTTACAATAGTCTTACATCTATAGCCTTTTTCAGCGAGATATAGCTCGATCCAGTGAGCTGTATAATACTCATAGGCACCACCAAGCGATTCCCTAATCTCTATAAGAGCTCTCTCAACCCATCTATTAAACTTCAACTGCTCTTCAACAAACCTAAACATCTTCTCCCACCTTGCATCATTTTCCCTCCATCTCCTATCATTCTCTTCCCACTTCTTCATCTGTTCATCCATAAACCTCTTCAATTCCTCATTAAAACTCTGTTGATATCTAACAAACTCTCTAACATACTCAGCTAACGCCTTAATTGCTTCTGCAACCTCCCTAAGCTCCTCAGATCTAGATCTAGCCAAAGCCCTCTCAACAGCTCTCTCAACAACCTCCTCAAGACTCCTCAAATCAACAGACATAACACTCAACTCTAAGCTCTATAACTCTAGAGAGCTTATAAAGCACTCTTCATATAAATCGATAAGCTTTTCCACACAATACAGATAACAGCTAAACCTCTGTAATTTCAATGCATTTTGCTCTATCTTACTCTTACCACTATCTATATTGATAATGCTGTAGTTGGGATAGATATTGTTATCCATATCCAATAAAAGAACTGTATAGCTTTAGGGATATTGGCTTACTCTAACACCATCATATAAGAACTACGCAAAAACTATATGGATACTCTCGATAGATAAATTAGTTTAGATAGCTATTAAGCCAACCTTCCTAAGAGTTCCTGTCACTGGGTCTATAACAAAGCCTAGAGCTTCTAATGCTCTGATACCTATCAATACATTGAGAGGCATCTCATCAATAATCTCAATGATTACATAACCCTCAGAATCAAAGAGCTTCACCCTCCCATAGGATACCTTTTCTTAGTAGTTATGTATATTATTATATGTCCTCTATCTTCATCATGCTCAAGAGATGCTATAGTTTTTCTACTGTCAACATCTTAATACTATCATCATAAACCTCATATATAGCAAAACACTGCTCCAAAGTGTGGAGATATATAGAGACTTCTAGATTCTTCTAAAACAAATGAAATATCTGTATTACATTTTAAGCATAAAAATTTAAATTTTGATAAAACTTGTATACTGCATAGGGTGTGAAATTGAGGAAGTATTTCGTATTCTATATATTATCAGTATTCTTGATACTAGCGATATTCATTCAGATATCATATATGGCTGTAGCAAAGGCTGAACAACCAATTATATCGATTCCGGATCCTGCTGAGGATGATAAAGGACCTGGATATTATGGTTATCCAACAAATGCTGTATTCGGTAGTGGAGCCTTTGATATAATCAAGCTTGAAATTTATGTAACAGATACCTCTGTGGTTTTCAAGACGTATTTTAGGAACTTAAGTGGTAATCCTTGGAATGGCCCTAATGGTTTCTCTCTCCAGTATGTCCAGATATATGTTAGAACAACTCAAAGGGGTTTGCCAGCTAGAGCTGATACTGCAGGCTTAGGTGTGTATCTTAGACCAGATTATAGTTGGCATTTTGCCCTTCTCATATCACCTGGCTGGGGCGATAGCCCACTTCCAGCTGGTGAAAAACCTGCGTTAGTATATGCTAATGGCACTATAGTTATGCAGAATGATGTGTTTAAGATATATGCTGATGCTACAAATAATGCTATTGTAGCAGAGGTTTCTAAGAGTCTTCTTTATGATGTAGATAATATAGCTAAGTGGTCAATTATAGTATTTGCAACGAGCTGGGCAGGTGAGAATCCAGATAGAATTAGATCTCTAAGTGTTAACCAAGGGGAATGGGTTCTATGGGCAGCTACAGATCCAGCTTACTTAACTAGAATTGCGAAAGCAATAACATTCAATATAGCTCCTAAGGCCATGGATATGGCTATATATTCATCTGAGTATCCAAATGGAATTACGGCTGATGAGCAGTACAGAATTCTAGATAGCTACGATCCAGATAAAGGTATCCCTGCTATGGTTCCTGCACTACCCTCTGTAGCTTTGACTACCACAGTAACCCAAACCATATTCTCAACAATAGCAAAAACAGAGACTCAACTTATGACTCAGACCCAGATACTAACCTATACGTCAACAATTACTACGACTCAGACCAGCACAATTTCTACTACGGACTATACCACTACAATCATATTAGGGATTGCGCTCTTAGTTATTGGTATCGTAATTGGTTACTTCATTAGAAGATAGCATTAGGTGGTAACAAGTTAATTTTGAATTAAATTTTTTAGGTTGATACTATGTTTAATAATGGTAAAACAATTTTAGTAGTAATTATGATATCGCTTTTAATACTATCAATTCCAATTTTTACTTTAATTACCTTAAGTAGTATAGAGGGACAAGAACCTATATACCTAGCATTTATATGGCATTTTCATCAGCCATGGTATCTCGATGAATATAATTCAAGTTTCTTACTTCCATGGGTTAGAATGCATAGTATTGGAAACTACTTTAAGATGGCATATATTCTCTCAAAGTATCCTAGTGTAAAAGTTGTTTTTACATTTCCTGGTTCTCTACTAAAGCAGTTAGAGCTATATCTTTCTGGAATCAAAGATTATAGACTTATCATCTCTGAGAAGATTGCATATGGAGAGAGTCTATCTATCGATGAGAAAATTGATATGTTGAGAATCCCTGGAGGTTTCTTTGACATAAACTGGAACAGAATTGTAGATATTGTTCCTAGATACAGAGAGTTGAGAGATAGAGTACAGATGGCTTTCAATATATATATGAATCTACCAGAAGATAGTATGAAGAGAGCCGTTGTTTCAGAGTTTTCAGAACAAGATTTCATAGACTTGGCATCACTATTCAATCTATTTTGGATAGATCCTCAAATATTAAGAGAGCTATACCCCGATATCTATAATCTTAGGGTTAAGGCTCTCAGTAGTAACTCAATACATTTTACTAGAGATGATCTGGTAAGGATATTAAATGTTCATAGAGATATAATGTCTAGGATTATTGATATGTATAAACAGCTTGCTAGGAGTGGACAGATTGAGCTTATACCTGTCCCTTATAGTCATCCACTAGCTCCAATAATAACAGATTTTGGTTGGTTTGAAGATTTTGAGATCCATGTTGAGAAGAGTTTAGATTTATTTAAATATTATTTTAGCTATGAACCAAAGGGTATTTGGCCAGCTGAGCAAGCTATAAACGATTATGCTGCTAAAATATTTGCTGAGAAGGGCTTTCTATGGACTGTTACAGATCAGAGTATCCTGAGTAAGAGTGGTATAGATGGAAGTGATCCTAGAAATTATTGTTATCCATGGAAAGCAACCTATGGGGATAGTGCTATATATGTCTTTTTCCGAGATACTGAGCTCAGTAATCTGATAAGCTTTACTTATAGTAATTGGGATCCAGTTCAAGCTGTTAATGATTTGTTAAATAAGGTAATATCTAGGGGTAGACAGGCTGGAGCTGGTTCTATAGTTGTTATAGCTCTTGATGGCGAGAATCCGTGGGAGAATTATGAAGAGTTTGGAGATGTATTCCTTAATACTCTGTATTCAAAGATTTCAGAGCTACAAAACCAAGGAATAATAAGGACTGTACTACCATCTGACTACATATCAACGCATTCAGAATATGCTAAGAAACTTCCTATAGGTATGAGGATCTATTTAGATCTAGCTGGGAGAGATATATCAGATATACCGCAAAACTATTTCAGAGATGCTTATGGAGAACTACCGAGAAAGTCTGTAATGGCTCAGTTAGGCGAGGGTTCTTGGGCTGGGGGTGAACTTGCGATATGGATTGGACAGAGACAAGAAAATGCTGCATGGATGTTATTGGCTAAGGCTAGAGAGGATCTTCTAAAAACTCTCAATGCTACAACAATTAGAGAAGTCAGTATAATTAACCCATTAGCTGTTGAATATCTTCTTAGAGCTGAGGCTAGTGACTGGTTCTGGTGGTATGGAGGTGATGGAGGTGGAACATTTCCAGCCAATCCTTTGTTCAAGGGATATCTAAGAAGTATGTATAGGGCTCTAGGCGTTAATCCACCACAATATCTATTAGGAGATTTCAATCCTGATGCAACTCCTAGCTGGACATTGAATATTGAGTCACCTAAGTCTATTGAAACTCCTCCGAAGATAGATGGTAATATCAATATTATTGAGTGGAGAAATTCTCTTAATATTTCAGTAGGATATCCTGTTCCCTATGTCTTAGTTGGTATGGATTCTGATAATATCTATATAGCAACAATGTTTAATACATCTGAGATAAATCAAATAGGAATTGCCATATACTTTACAAATATGTACAGAAGTGTAAGTCCATATAATCCGGGGTACAATGCTCTGCCAAGATGTGGAAATACACCACTTGGTATGGGGCTCTTCTATGAAATCTATATAGATATTGCAAAGTCAATCGCAATAGTTTCAGTAGCTGATGGTAGAGGAGGTTGGATAGAACTATTTAAAGTAAATCAAATTGTCGTCACTAATAATTCTATAGAGCTTGCAGTCCCTTGGAAATACTTATCATTATCACCTGGTGATGTGAGCTATAGTGTTGTGGCTGTCTGTCGAGGCATAGATCTTGTAGCCTCTTCTCAGAGGCTTGGTGGAACCCATTATCTAGTTATTCCAAGACCTATTGCATCTACTACAGGAAAAGTTATTCTTGATATAAAGGATCCTATCGGAGATGATAACGGTACTGGAACATATGTATATCCAAAGAATGCAGTATTTAAGCCGGGGGTCTTTGATTTAACAGGGTTTAAAGTTATAGATCAAGGGGATAAACTTATTTTCTATGTCTATGTTAGGGATCTTGGCGGTAATCCTTGGAATGGCCCTAATGGTTTCTCTCTCCAGTATGTCCAGATATATGTTAGAACAACACTAGGGGTAGCCGGTAAAACAAATACTTTTGGCCTAAATGCTAATCTTACAGAGGATTCTGCATGGCATTTCGCTCTATTGCTGGCACCTGGCTGGGGCAGTGATCCAGTTCCTATTGGTGAAAGAGCGGCTCTAGTATATTTCAATGGAACTACAGTTGTACAAGATGGAATTCTATCTGTCTATACCGATGTAGCGAGCAATGCAATTATAGCTGAAGTAGCAAAGATGGTGCTACCAGATGTTGAAAATGCTGGTAAATGGATATATACAGTAGTTCTCACAAGCTATGATGGTTATGGTACTGATAGAATAAGATCATTTTCTATTGAAGCTACTGAGTGGGTTGTAGGTGTAGGGAAAGATCTGGCTGTAGCCACAGCTTTAGGGGTAGTCCCAAGAATAATGGATTTACTAGCTCCATCGGCTGAACTACAATATACAATGCTAAACAGTTTTATAGCTGATTTGAAGACAGGTAAAGCAGTATTAGCACAGATATCAGGAATAAATGCTTCGATGGCTATAGAACAAGCTAAGCCTATCACCATTACATATACTACTCTAGTGGAACGTAGCTATACTACTACAAGAACTATGACAGAGACTGTCACTACATATTCTATATCAACTATAAGGGAAGTAGTAAGAGAATATGATAGAGGGTTTATATTAGTCCTAACTATGCTTATGCTAGGAATAGGAATTGCAATAGGGTTCTTAGTGACAAGGCTAATAATAAACAGACGTCGTATATAGATATATAGTTCTATAGAAAAGAAATTTTTTGTATTAGACTAAAAATATTAAAATGAAATATACTATTTATTTCCTTCTAATGAAGTAACCTATAGCAAATCCTATTATTAGTAGAACTAGTGATATTATAGTTGTAGCAATCCATTCTATCATAGTAGTAGTTATTGGAGTTGTTACTATTGTTGTTTCTACTTCCTTTACTGTTAGTGTTAGGGTTTCTCTAAAAGTTGTTGTAATAGACTCTGTAAGTGTTACTGTTACAGTTGGTACCTGTATAGCAGGTACTATAGCCATCTTCTTAGTCGATGGATCAAATTTACTTGTCCATTCATATTGTTGTTCTGCTGTAGCTCCATTTGGATATTCATCTGAATATATTGCCATATCAAAGAACTTTGGCAGAATGCCTACTACTATAGCTGAGGCTATCTTAGGAGTATCACCAGGTTTAGCATATTTAGTTGCATCACATATCCATTCACCACCTCCAGGAGCAAAACCACGAATTCTATCTGGATTCTCACCTGCCCAGCTTGTTGCAAATACTATAATTCTCCAATACCTTAAGTTTTCCCAGTCCGGCATCAGATCTCTAGGTATTATAACTTCAATATAGTTTTCATCGAGATTCGCTGTAACATTGAAATCCTTATCCTCTACAAAAACCTTACCATTAGCGTAATAGAGTGCTGAGAGTTCTCCTTCAGGTACGGGTGCTGTGCCCCAGCCTGGCGTTATTAGAAGAGCGTATTGCCATTGATAATCTTCTCTCAATTCTATGTTTAGACCAAATGTATCTTTCCTATATATCATGTTTGTAATTGTGGGATTTGTAGTTCTGATATATATATGTATATATTGTAGACTAAAGCCATTGGGCCCATTCCAAGGATTACCACCTAGGTCAGCAAGATACACCCTTATATGTATGTTATTACCCATTACCTCAAATGTTGTATGAGTTATATCGAAAACACCAGCTCTATATACATTTGCTGTTGGATATCCATAGGCTCCAATACCTTTGTCATCATCTTTTGAATCTGTAATATCTATTGAAAGTTTTTCTAATACAGTGATATTTGCAATAACCTCTATATTTGTACCTTTAACATAGCCTTTGTGGGTATAACTTCCTGGTTTATCGAACACAGGAATATCTCCCCAGTCTACAGATGTAGGCTTTATCGAATGATCTGTATAAACCACTAGAACAGTCTTTGGTAGAATAGGTTTAGATCCAGCGTAGGTAGTTACAGTAATAGGGGAGGGATTATAGAGTTCTAATGGCTTAATTTCAACGGGTTGGGCTTCATAGACTAATCTGAATACTTTGAGAGAGGGTAGTGCACGGCCATTGAAATCAAATAGTGCTTGGTTCTCCCATGGATTCCCCTCTCCAGTTTTCCAACCAGCACCAGGATATGGTATCCAGGTTGCCCCCCAATAGAATATTCCTAGAGCCTTGTCCTTTCCCTCTTCATATAAGGCTGCTATTAAGTCCCTTATGAAGCTGGCTTGCCCTTGTATACTCGCCTTATATCCTCCCTTAACCTCTAGATCCCTAGATCCAAATATGTTCGGATGTCCATCAGAGTCATCTAGTGTCCATGCATATGCTGTCTCAGCTACTAATATCTTTTTATCATATCTTTGAACCAATGTTCGTACAAGATTTCTGAAGTCATCCATTGTTCCATGCCAGTATGGATAGAATGATATTGCTATTACATCAAAACTTACACCACTATTTATCAGTCTATCAATGAAGTTTATATAGAAGTCTGCTTTTACCCCTGCCAAGTGAATAACAATCTTAATGTTGGGATTTACATCCTTAACAGCGGAAATCGCCGCTTTGAGTAACCCAACAAACTGAGTCCAGTTGGCAGCGCTTCCATCTGGCCAGAGAAATCCATTATTTATTTCATTTCCTATTTGTACCATATCGGGTAATGCGTTATGCTCAGCCATGTATTTCAGCGCATTGTATGTCCAGTTGTATACAGCTTCAACAAGTTCTGGGTATGACAAGTTTGCCCATGCTTTAGGCTTGCTCTGCTTGCTTGGATCTGCCCACCAATCACTATAGTGGAAGTCTATAAGAACTCCAAACCCCTTAGCTTTAGCTTTAGCAGCAAAATCCGTCATCCTAGGCAGATCGCAGTTACCCCCACCGTACGGTCTGCCTTGTTCGTCGTATGGATCATTCCATACTCTCAATCTGATCCAGTTAACGCCATTCTCCTTCAGTATGTCTAGAAGGTCTCTCTCAACGCCGTTTTCATCAT
Above is a genomic segment from Ignisphaera aggregans DSM 17230 containing:
- a CDS encoding Arabinogalactan endo-1,4-beta-galactosidase (COGs: COG3867 Arabinogalactan endo-1 4-beta-galactosidase~InterPro IPR019248:IPR011081:IPR011683~KEGG: dka:DKAM_0406 arabinogalactan endo-1,4-beta-galactosidase, putative~PFAM: glycosyl hydrolase 53 domain protein; Protein of unknown function DUF2223; Ig domain protein~PRIAM: Arabinogalactan endo-1,4-beta-galactosidase~SPTR: B8D3Q1 Arabinogalactan endo-1,4-beta-galactosidase, putative~PFAM: Glycosyl hydrolase family 53; Bacterial Ig-like domain (group 4); Domain of unknown function (DUF2223)), which translates into the protein MRLQKDFDRVMGIILMILILAIPSLQICNKSYTEGDPVIINPVPGLPVDFIRGVDASEAPWIIELGGKYYDENGVERDLLDILKENGVNWIRLRVWNDPYDEQGRPYGGGNCDLPRMTDFAAKAKAKGFGVLIDFHYSDWWADPSKQSKPKAWANLSYPELVEAVYNWTYNALKYMAEHNALPDMVQIGNEINNGFLWPDGSAANWTQFVGLLKAAISAVKDVNPNIKIVIHLAGVKADFYINFIDRLINSGVSFDVIAISFYPYWHGTMDDFRNLVRTLVQRYDKKILVAETAYAWTLDDSDGHPNIFGSRDLEVKGGYKASIQGQASFIRDLIAALYEEGKDKALGIFYWGATWIPYPGAGWKTGEGNPWENQALFDFNGRALPSLKVFRLVYEAQPVEIKPLELYNPSPITVTTYAGSKPILPKTVLVVYTDHSIKPTSVDWGDIPVFDKPGSYTHKGYVKGTNIEVIANITVLEKLSIDITDSKDDDKGIGAYGYPTANVYRAGVFDITHTTFEVMGNNIHIRVYLADLGGNPWNGPNGFSLQYIHIYIRTTNPTITNMIYRKDTFGLNIELREDYQWQYALLITPGWGTAPVPEGELSALYYANGKVFVEDKDFNVTANLDENYIEVIIPRDLMPDWENLRYWRIIVFATSWAGENPDRIRGFAPGGGEWICDATKYAKPGDTPKIASAIVVGILPKFFDMAIYSDEYPNGATAEQQYEWTSKFDPSTKKMAIVPAIQVPTVTVTLTESITTTFRETLTLTVKEVETTIVTTPITTTMIEWIATTIISLVLLIIGFAIGYFIRRK
- a CDS encoding conserved hypothetical protein (KEGG: pai:PAE2856 hypothetical protein~SPTR: Q8ZUC1 Conserved within P. aerophilum); translated protein: MKLFDSEGYVIIEIIDEMPLNVLIGIRALEALGFVIDPVTGTLRKVGLIAI
- a CDS encoding Protein of unknown function DUF2223 (COGs: COG4945 Membrane-anchored protein predicted to be involved in regulation of amylopullulanase~InterPro IPR019248~KEGG: dka:DKAM_0406 arabinogalactan endo-1,4-beta-galactosidase, putative~PFAM: Protein of unknown function DUF2223~SPTR: B8D3Q1 Arabinogalactan endo-1,4-beta-galactosidase, putative~PFAM: Domain of unknown function (DUF2223)) — protein: MRKYFVFYILSVFLILAIFIQISYMAVAKAEQPIISIPDPAEDDKGPGYYGYPTNAVFGSGAFDIIKLEIYVTDTSVVFKTYFRNLSGNPWNGPNGFSLQYVQIYVRTTQRGLPARADTAGLGVYLRPDYSWHFALLISPGWGDSPLPAGEKPALVYANGTIVMQNDVFKIYADATNNAIVAEVSKSLLYDVDNIAKWSIIVFATSWAGENPDRIRSLSVNQGEWVLWAATDPAYLTRIAKAITFNIAPKAMDMAIYSSEYPNGITADEQYRILDSYDPDKGIPAMVPALPSVALTTTVTQTIFSTIAKTETQLMTQTQILTYTSTITTTQTSTISTTDYTTTIILGIALLVIGIVIGYFIRR
- a CDS encoding glycoside hydrolase family 57 (COGs: COG1449 Alpha-amylase/alpha-mannosidase~InterPro IPR019248:IPR004300:IPR006035~KEGG: dka:DKAM_0979 pullulanase, glycoside hydrolase, family 57~PFAM: glycoside hydrolase family 57; Protein of unknown function DUF2223~SPTR: B8D5C4 Pullulanase, glycoside hydrolase, family 57~PFAM: Glycosyl hydrolase family 57; Domain of unknown function (DUF2223)), with protein sequence MFNNGKTILVVIMISLLILSIPIFTLITLSSIEGQEPIYLAFIWHFHQPWYLDEYNSSFLLPWVRMHSIGNYFKMAYILSKYPSVKVVFTFPGSLLKQLELYLSGIKDYRLIISEKIAYGESLSIDEKIDMLRIPGGFFDINWNRIVDIVPRYRELRDRVQMAFNIYMNLPEDSMKRAVVSEFSEQDFIDLASLFNLFWIDPQILRELYPDIYNLRVKALSSNSIHFTRDDLVRILNVHRDIMSRIIDMYKQLARSGQIELIPVPYSHPLAPIITDFGWFEDFEIHVEKSLDLFKYYFSYEPKGIWPAEQAINDYAAKIFAEKGFLWTVTDQSILSKSGIDGSDPRNYCYPWKATYGDSAIYVFFRDTELSNLISFTYSNWDPVQAVNDLLNKVISRGRQAGAGSIVVIALDGENPWENYEEFGDVFLNTLYSKISELQNQGIIRTVLPSDYISTHSEYAKKLPIGMRIYLDLAGRDISDIPQNYFRDAYGELPRKSVMAQLGEGSWAGGELAIWIGQRQENAAWMLLAKAREDLLKTLNATTIREVSIINPLAVEYLLRAEASDWFWWYGGDGGGTFPANPLFKGYLRSMYRALGVNPPQYLLGDFNPDATPSWTLNIESPKSIETPPKIDGNINIIEWRNSLNISVGYPVPYVLVGMDSDNIYIATMFNTSEINQIGIAIYFTNMYRSVSPYNPGYNALPRCGNTPLGMGLFYEIYIDIAKSIAIVSVADGRGGWIELFKVNQIVVTNNSIELAVPWKYLSLSPGDVSYSVVAVCRGIDLVASSQRLGGTHYLVIPRPIASTTGKVILDIKDPIGDDNGTGTYVYPKNAVFKPGVFDLTGFKVIDQGDKLIFYVYVRDLGGNPWNGPNGFSLQYVQIYVRTTLGVAGKTNTFGLNANLTEDSAWHFALLLAPGWGSDPVPIGERAALVYFNGTTVVQDGILSVYTDVASNAIIAEVAKMVLPDVENAGKWIYTVVLTSYDGYGTDRIRSFSIEATEWVVGVGKDLAVATALGVVPRIMDLLAPSAELQYTMLNSFIADLKTGKAVLAQISGINASMAIEQAKPITITYTTLVERSYTTTRTMTETVTTYSISTIREVVREYDRGFILVLTMLMLGIGIAIGFLVTRLIINRRRI
- a CDS encoding conserved hypothetical protein (KEGG: pcl:Pcal_0492 hypothetical protein~SPTR: A3MTF3 Putative uncharacterized protein), whose amino-acid sequence is MSVDLRSLEEVVERAVERALARSRSEELREVAEAIKALAEYVREFVRYQQSFNEELKRFMDEQMKKWEENDRRWRENDARWEKMFRFVEEQLKFNRWVERALIEIRESLGGAYEYYTAHWIELYLAEKGYRCKTIVNVTLPIDGEKEIDVLCRDPLVVGEATVSIKSIDDAEKKIAKLLEATEAAEKFYKRKIFMKVLAVENAPEEIVAYLRRRAEELGIVLVVGREY